The Aureitalea marina genome includes a window with the following:
- a CDS encoding alpha-ketoglutarate decarboxylase: MRYGGGIGLSFGSGFFSGTLAPSAIYPFNEKVALGMGLNFTYNSFDNEYNSTIVGVSVISLFNPIRDLQLSAEFEQLYVNRTYEDFLAIEDESYWYPGLFLGLGYGNRNVSVGIRFDVLYDSSRSIYNNPWVPFVRVYF, encoded by the coding sequence TTGCGTTATGGAGGCGGAATAGGGCTCAGCTTTGGAAGCGGATTTTTCAGTGGCACCTTGGCACCCAGTGCCATTTATCCTTTTAACGAAAAGGTAGCCTTGGGGATGGGTCTGAATTTTACCTACAACAGCTTTGACAACGAGTACAATTCGACCATAGTGGGTGTTAGCGTGATATCCCTTTTCAATCCAATTAGAGATCTTCAACTCTCTGCGGAATTCGAACAATTGTATGTCAATCGTACCTACGAGGATTTCCTGGCCATAGAAGATGAAAGTTATTGGTATCCGGGACTATTCCTTGGCCTCGGTTATGGAAATCGGAATGTTTCTGTGGGAATACGTTTTGATGTCCTCTACGACAGTTCTCGCAGTATCTACAATAATCCCTGGGTTCCCTTTGTTCGGGTATACTTCTAG
- a CDS encoding polyprenyl synthetase family protein, with translation MESLNTYRTQLETYLDKQVEKEEPQQLYDPIRYILSLGGKRLRPTLTLMAAEIFGSKSQKAIPAALAVELFHNFSLIHDDIMDEAPLRRGKETVHQKWDLNTGILSGDAMLILAYQLFEQYEPALFRDLAVLFSQTAIEVCEGQQYDMDFETRDDVSIPEYLRMIEFKTAVLVGASLKMGALVAGATEESANSIYHFGRLLGLAFQLQDDYLDAFGDPEKFGKQVGGDIISNKKTYLYLKALELSAPADGESLRQLYSVQPADPSEKVDTVMDLFVQSGADKAIQKAVEYFTIKANEELDNIDLSDQAKQQFRDFGLWLMNRST, from the coding sequence ATGGAATCACTCAACACCTACAGAACTCAGTTGGAGACCTACCTGGATAAGCAGGTTGAAAAGGAAGAGCCTCAACAACTATACGATCCCATTCGCTACATTCTGTCCCTTGGTGGTAAGCGGCTAAGGCCAACACTCACCCTGATGGCGGCAGAGATTTTTGGGTCGAAATCTCAAAAAGCAATTCCGGCTGCATTGGCTGTCGAGCTGTTTCACAATTTTTCGCTAATCCATGACGATATCATGGATGAAGCACCACTGAGACGGGGAAAGGAAACGGTCCATCAGAAGTGGGATTTGAACACAGGCATCCTTTCTGGAGACGCTATGCTGATCCTCGCCTATCAGCTCTTTGAGCAGTATGAGCCAGCCCTTTTCAGGGACTTGGCCGTTCTTTTTTCACAAACGGCCATCGAGGTTTGTGAAGGGCAGCAATACGATATGGATTTTGAGACCAGGGATGATGTCAGCATTCCGGAATATTTGCGAATGATCGAATTCAAAACGGCCGTTCTGGTTGGAGCTTCGCTCAAAATGGGGGCATTAGTTGCCGGTGCAACAGAAGAGAGCGCCAACTCCATCTATCATTTCGGACGCCTACTTGGACTGGCTTTCCAATTGCAGGACGACTACCTGGACGCTTTTGGGGACCCGGAGAAATTTGGGAAGCAAGTTGGAGGCGATATCATCAGTAATAAAAAGACCTATCTCTATTTAAAGGCCTTGGAATTGTCAGCACCGGCAGACGGAGAATCTCTACGGCAATTGTACAGTGTTCAGCCGGCGGACCCTTCGGAAAAAGTAGATACCGTGATGGATCTCTTTGTACAAAGCGGAGCCGATAAAGCTATTCAAAAGGCCGTCGAATACTTCACGATAAAGGCCAACGAAGAACTAGATAATATCGATCTTTCCGACCAGGCTAAGCAACAGTTTAGGGACTTTGGCCTTTGGTTGATGAATCGTTCCACCTAG
- a CDS encoding TetR/AcrR family transcriptional regulator — translation MKDQILQTAAQLFMTHGFKSITMDDIAQDMAISKKTIYSHFNNKEAIVAVVVDDLFESVCHGIDCIGELNHNPIEEIYEIKKLVIKHVGNERDSPWYQLRKYYPHIHESIKKRQFNYMQKCVVENLNRGLEQGLFRENIDVQFVSRIYFVGVTGIKDDQLFPPESFDGETLYSTFLEYHLRGIVTPKGRKILNQIIHSNLE, via the coding sequence ATGAAAGATCAAATCCTTCAGACTGCAGCTCAGCTATTTATGACCCATGGCTTTAAGAGCATTACCATGGACGATATAGCTCAGGACATGGCTATTTCCAAGAAAACCATCTACAGTCACTTCAATAATAAAGAAGCTATAGTCGCTGTGGTCGTGGACGATCTTTTCGAATCTGTGTGCCATGGTATCGACTGTATTGGCGAACTGAACCACAATCCGATCGAAGAAATCTACGAGATCAAAAAATTGGTCATCAAACACGTCGGAAACGAGAGAGACTCCCCCTGGTATCAACTCCGGAAGTACTATCCACATATTCATGAGTCCATCAAAAAGAGGCAATTCAATTATATGCAGAAGTGCGTGGTGGAAAACCTCAACCGTGGGCTGGAACAAGGCCTATTTAGGGAGAACATAGATGTTCAGTTTGTATCCAGAATTTACTTTGTTGGGGTAACCGGCATTAAGGATGACCAGTTGTTCCCTCCCGAGTCCTTCGACGGGGAGACCTTGTACAGCACCTTTCTGGAATATCACCTCAGAGGGATCGTGACACCAAAAGGAAGAAAAATACTCAATCAGATCATACACTCTAACCTGGAATAA
- a CDS encoding TolC family protein — protein sequence MFKKIVLSILLFSGTPLLAQEQTYSFTLEEAIEFAIDSSYTTINARRDIAIAIKQKWEAISSGLPQINADVSYQNLLKQPVTLIPGEITGGEPGTFVPVVFGTEQNANLVATLDQLIFDGSYLVGLQAADAFLDFSENAGEKAGLEVRRGVINAYGSVLLAEEIIDIFTRNKVNLEKNLFETQKTFENGLAEEEDVEQLEITLLDITTQLNNSKRSYILAKELFNVALGIDVAATVVLEDTLDDLTQENINLEFMETNFNIEENIDYKIAYNLTQQRDLELKLENSFYLPRLTAFINYGTSSFSNDFDFFRSSQPWFQSSTLGVRMSVPIFSSGMRKSRSQQARIEVDKAATNLQETIQNVQVEVNTARNNYLLAIETYKNNKRNLDLAERVENKNEIKYSEGIATSFELRQAQLQLYTAQQDYFFSMLEVVNAKADLETVLNTPQLDINN from the coding sequence ATGTTCAAAAAAATTGTCCTATCAATTTTGCTATTCAGTGGTACTCCGCTGCTGGCCCAGGAACAGACATACAGTTTTACCCTGGAAGAAGCCATCGAATTCGCTATAGATAGCAGTTACACTACCATCAATGCCCGTCGGGACATTGCTATCGCGATCAAGCAGAAATGGGAAGCCATATCAAGTGGTTTACCACAGATCAATGCCGATGTGAGCTATCAAAACCTGTTAAAGCAACCAGTGACCCTGATCCCCGGTGAGATCACCGGAGGGGAGCCCGGCACCTTTGTCCCAGTCGTTTTTGGGACCGAGCAAAACGCTAACCTCGTAGCTACCCTGGATCAGTTGATCTTCGACGGGAGTTATCTAGTCGGGCTGCAGGCAGCCGACGCCTTTCTCGACTTTTCTGAAAATGCAGGAGAAAAGGCCGGTTTGGAAGTCCGTCGCGGGGTGATCAATGCCTATGGCAGTGTGTTATTAGCGGAAGAGATCATTGACATTTTTACCAGAAACAAAGTAAACCTGGAAAAGAACTTGTTCGAAACTCAAAAGACCTTCGAAAACGGATTAGCCGAAGAGGAGGATGTGGAGCAATTAGAGATCACCTTACTGGATATAACCACTCAGCTCAATAATTCTAAGCGAAGTTATATCCTGGCCAAGGAACTCTTCAATGTCGCCTTGGGAATCGATGTCGCCGCCACTGTGGTCCTGGAAGACACCTTGGACGATCTGACCCAAGAAAATATCAACTTGGAGTTCATGGAGACCAATTTCAATATTGAAGAAAACATCGACTATAAGATCGCTTACAATCTTACCCAACAGAGAGACTTAGAGCTCAAACTGGAAAACTCCTTTTACCTGCCAAGACTAACTGCGTTCATCAATTACGGAACTTCTTCCTTTAGTAATGACTTCGATTTTTTCAGATCCAGTCAACCTTGGTTTCAGTCCTCCACCCTGGGTGTTCGAATGAGTGTCCCCATATTCAGCAGTGGAATGCGAAAATCCAGATCGCAACAGGCCCGAATAGAAGTGGATAAGGCAGCGACTAATCTACAAGAAACGATTCAAAATGTGCAAGTGGAGGTTAATACGGCCCGAAACAATTATTTACTTGCCATTGAGACCTATAAGAACAACAAACGTAACCTGGACCTGGCGGAACGTGTAGAAAACAAGAATGAGATCAAGTATTCTGAGGGTATCGCCACTAGTTTCGAACTCAGACAGGCCCAATTGCAACTGTATACGGCTCAGCAGGATTATTTCTTCTCCATGCTGGAAGTGGTCAATGCCAAAGCCGATCTGGAAACTGTACTCAATACACCTCAACTCGACATAAACAATTAA